From the genome of Verrucomicrobiia bacterium, one region includes:
- the rplM gene encoding 50S ribosomal protein L13, with the protein MKTHLPKVNLNERQWHVIDAEGAVLGRLAVQVADILRGKNKPVFTPHLDAGDFVIVVNAEKVKVTGKKETDKTYMTYSGWKGGEKYFTVEQLRAKRPEELITRAVRGMIPKNRLGRVLMTKLKVYKGPKHDHAAQKPAALKVAH; encoded by the coding sequence ATGAAAACGCATTTGCCGAAAGTGAATTTGAATGAGCGCCAGTGGCACGTTATTGATGCCGAGGGCGCGGTGTTGGGCCGGTTGGCCGTGCAGGTGGCGGATATTTTGCGGGGCAAAAACAAACCCGTGTTCACACCGCATCTGGATGCGGGCGACTTCGTGATCGTGGTCAACGCCGAGAAGGTGAAGGTCACCGGCAAAAAGGAAACCGATAAAACCTACATGACGTATTCCGGTTGGAAGGGCGGCGAGAAGTATTTCACCGTGGAGCAACTGCGCGCCAAGCGCCCCGAGGAACTGATCACGCGGGCGGTGCGGGGGATGATTCCCAAAAACCGGCTGGGACGCGTGTTGATGACCAAGCTCAAAGTGTATAAAGGACCGAAGCACGATCACGCGGCGCAGAAGCCGGCGGCACTCAAGGTCGCGCACTAA
- a CDS encoding type II toxin-antitoxin system HigB family toxin, with translation MRIIKEKFLRDAAEAYPKAARYLTAWVRVLRAARWRSLADVRAVYPSADQVWVASGKSVLVFNVCGNAYRLIVALHFDRQTAYTLRFFTHAEYSKAKWKDEL, from the coding sequence GTGCGGATCATCAAGGAAAAATTCCTGCGCGATGCGGCCGAGGCTTATCCCAAGGCAGCCAGGTATCTGACGGCTTGGGTGCGGGTGCTGCGCGCCGCCCGGTGGCGGAGTCTGGCCGACGTGCGGGCGGTCTATCCCAGCGCGGATCAAGTGTGGGTTGCCAGTGGGAAATCCGTGCTGGTGTTCAACGTTTGCGGCAATGCCTACCGGTTGATCGTGGCGTTGCACTTTGATCGGCAGACGGCCTACACGCTGCGGTTTTTTACCCATGCCGAATACAGCAAAGCCAAATGGAAAGACGAACTATGA
- the argC gene encoding N-acetyl-gamma-glutamyl-phosphate reductase, with amino-acid sequence MKTKKVAIIGASGYSGEELVRLLLNHPHVELVAVTSRQNAGKTLAQVFPKFASHPVSRSLRFVEPNADELARQADLVFLALPHGVAAEYAVPLLKAGGTVIDLSADFRLRSPAVYREFYAHDHPAPELLAQAVYGLPEFYREAIKRASLIASPGCYPTSVLLPTLPLLRAGLVQAQGIIADSYSGVSGAGRKAEIDYLFCECNESARPYGVPKHRHLSEIEEQMSLAAGTKVVIQFTPHLMPVNRGILTTLYLTPTETVSDEASVAQFGAKIAACYAKAYAQEPFVRLLEGKAFPDTKNIVGSNICEMAWRLDPRTGRLIVMSAEDNLIKGAGGQAVHSMNIHCGFPETAGLI; translated from the coding sequence ATGAAGACGAAGAAAGTCGCCATTATCGGCGCATCGGGCTACTCCGGGGAAGAACTGGTCCGACTGTTGTTGAACCATCCGCACGTGGAACTGGTCGCGGTCACCTCCCGACAAAACGCCGGTAAAACGCTGGCGCAGGTCTTTCCCAAATTCGCGAGCCATCCGGTTTCCCGGTCGCTACGGTTTGTAGAGCCGAACGCGGACGAACTGGCCAGACAGGCGGACCTGGTGTTTCTCGCGTTGCCGCACGGCGTTGCGGCGGAGTACGCCGTGCCGTTGCTGAAGGCCGGGGGAACGGTCATTGATTTGAGCGCGGATTTTCGTTTGCGCAGTCCGGCGGTTTATCGGGAATTTTACGCGCACGACCACCCCGCGCCCGAACTGCTGGCGCAAGCGGTTTACGGGTTGCCGGAGTTTTATCGGGAAGCCATCAAACGCGCTTCGTTGATTGCTTCGCCAGGTTGTTACCCCACGAGCGTGTTGCTGCCCACCTTGCCGCTGCTCCGGGCGGGTTTGGTTCAAGCGCAGGGCATCATTGCCGATTCCTACAGCGGCGTCAGTGGCGCCGGGCGCAAGGCGGAGATTGATTACCTGTTCTGTGAATGTAACGAGAGCGCGCGGCCTTATGGCGTGCCCAAGCACCGGCATTTGTCGGAGATCGAGGAACAGATGTCCCTGGCGGCCGGAACGAAGGTCGTGATTCAATTCACACCGCATTTGATGCCGGTGAACCGCGGTATTCTCACGACACTTTATCTGACGCCGACGGAAACGGTTTCGGATGAAGCCAGCGTGGCGCAGTTCGGCGCGAAAATCGCCGCCTGTTACGCAAAAGCCTATGCGCAAGAACCGTTCGTGCGGCTGCTGGAAGGCAAGGCGTTTCCCGATACGAAAAATATCGTGGGCAGCAATATCTGCGAGATGGCGTGGCGACTTGATCCGCGCACCGGGCGATTGATCGTAATGAGCGCGGAGGACAACCTGATCAAGGGCGCGGGCGGTCAGGCGGTGCATAGCATGAATATCCACTGCGGTTTCCCGGAAACGGCCGGATTGATATAG
- a CDS encoding transcriptional regulator: MKTKTKLRFDNLPTDYVSLCREVLLPRPIRDATEYDNTAEVVDAMALWQDDFTVDQRDYFDLLSALLTDYDATRVKWPKLKGRDILQHLLDENSLTAADLSRLLGGSRNLGAMILRGDRNLTLDHIRKLAVRFKVSPEIFM, translated from the coding sequence ATGAAAACCAAGACGAAGCTGCGTTTCGACAACCTGCCAACGGACTATGTCAGTTTGTGCCGCGAGGTTTTGCTGCCGCGGCCCATTCGCGACGCAACCGAATACGACAATACTGCCGAAGTCGTCGATGCTATGGCCTTGTGGCAGGACGATTTTACAGTGGACCAACGCGATTATTTTGATCTGCTCAGCGCGTTACTGACGGATTATGACGCCACGCGGGTCAAATGGCCGAAGCTCAAGGGGCGGGACATCCTGCAACACCTGCTCGACGAAAACAGTCTTACGGCGGCGGACCTTTCGCGCCTTTTGGGCGGCAGTCGCAATCTGGGAGCCATGATTTTACGCGGCGACCGTAATCTGACCCTCGACCATATCCGAAAACTGGCGGTGCGTTTCAAAGTCAGTCCTGAGATTTTTATGTGA
- a CDS encoding ATP-binding protein yields the protein MKTLLVLSPHPEMAEAVRSGLNPADYRVIHRISAEEAEPLLTHDLAQAVIIDSDFTEVQVVWLVEKLRRQSAHCPILVYTSGMRSEWEEEVLLRGATQVLSKPLRPRALETLLERSFKIRPPAITLQPMFPLRSTPMPVANVPPPPQSLTVLRSFSSLLAHSLNAEAMLRQFLLQLREIISFNRAAIFLRGNSTNDGLGSVPDQIPRLQPRAALGISTDLLENLELSLESGIGRQVFHLGHILRRNAPEALADPEVEKEFDTIGGQVAVPIFDRESLLGLAVFDTRITGETLTNPELELIFHLLEQVGLAVRNIWLHDQLVGNNELLANVLRELNSACVVVGSDLKVLHVNRMARKHLRNAPGRSGELEFADLPQELGAKIFQVLRTGAALATFRYEPPSAPGTVFAVTVVPLQKPGGSQTVAALLIMDDQTQSEQLRRLEVEAANLRLVKTMADRLAHEVGNAMVPLSTHQQLLAEKFRDAEFRASLDTALADGVKRVNRLVNQMRFLARDGAISQEPIAMKSLIEEAYQEARKYQPIKATLKYESTLKSPSVSGDRPALRHALAEVLINALQANPTDPKIDVHLSAAENGSGDSMLQIEVRDNGKGFAPEAVRNAASPFYTTRNVGLGLGLAVTRKVLETHHGKLELVPAAGDHSGIVRISLPLEKASGATN from the coding sequence ATGAAAACGCTGCTTGTGTTATCGCCGCACCCAGAAATGGCGGAAGCGGTCCGATCCGGTCTGAATCCCGCGGATTACCGCGTCATCCATCGCATCTCGGCGGAGGAAGCCGAACCACTATTGACTCATGATCTGGCTCAGGCGGTGATCATAGACAGCGATTTCACCGAGGTTCAGGTGGTCTGGTTGGTTGAGAAATTGCGCCGACAAAGCGCGCACTGCCCGATCCTCGTTTATACCAGCGGGATGCGATCCGAGTGGGAGGAAGAAGTGTTGTTGCGCGGCGCAACGCAGGTGTTATCCAAGCCCCTCCGCCCGCGTGCCTTGGAGACCTTGCTGGAACGGTCGTTCAAGATTCGTCCCCCGGCAATCACGCTGCAGCCAATGTTTCCGCTACGATCCACGCCAATGCCGGTGGCCAATGTTCCGCCTCCGCCGCAATCGCTGACCGTGCTGCGCAGCTTTTCTTCGCTGCTCGCCCACTCGTTGAATGCGGAAGCCATGTTGCGGCAGTTTTTGCTGCAACTGCGGGAAATCATCAGTTTTAATCGCGCCGCGATTTTCCTGCGCGGCAATTCGACCAATGACGGCTTGGGCAGCGTGCCGGATCAAATCCCGCGCCTGCAACCGCGCGCGGCCCTCGGAATTTCCACTGACCTGCTCGAAAACCTCGAGCTGTCACTCGAGTCCGGCATTGGCCGACAGGTTTTTCATTTGGGGCATATTTTGCGCCGCAACGCCCCGGAAGCTCTGGCTGACCCCGAGGTGGAAAAAGAGTTCGACACCATCGGCGGGCAGGTGGCGGTGCCGATTTTTGATCGGGAAAGTTTGCTCGGGCTGGCGGTTTTCGACACCCGGATCACCGGCGAGACGCTGACCAATCCCGAGCTGGAATTGATTTTTCATTTGCTGGAGCAGGTGGGGCTGGCGGTGCGCAACATCTGGTTGCACGACCAGTTGGTTGGGAACAATGAACTCCTGGCCAACGTGCTGCGCGAATTGAACAGCGCCTGCGTGGTCGTCGGCAGCGACTTGAAGGTTTTGCATGTGAACCGCATGGCGCGGAAACATTTGCGCAACGCTCCCGGTCGGAGCGGGGAATTGGAGTTTGCCGATCTGCCCCAGGAATTAGGGGCGAAGATTTTCCAAGTGCTGCGGACCGGCGCCGCGCTCGCCACGTTCCGTTATGAACCTCCGTCCGCTCCCGGAACGGTTTTCGCCGTGACGGTGGTGCCGTTGCAAAAGCCGGGCGGCAGTCAGACTGTGGCCGCGTTGCTCATCATGGATGATCAAACGCAGAGCGAGCAGTTGCGGCGCTTGGAAGTCGAGGCCGCCAATCTGCGCCTCGTCAAGACCATGGCCGACCGGCTGGCGCATGAGGTCGGCAACGCCATGGTGCCACTTTCCACGCACCAGCAATTGCTGGCGGAAAAATTCCGGGACGCGGAATTCCGGGCTTCGCTGGATACGGCGTTGGCGGATGGCGTCAAGCGCGTCAACCGCCTGGTCAACCAGATGCGTTTTCTGGCGCGGGATGGCGCCATTAGTCAGGAACCGATTGCGATGAAATCGCTCATCGAGGAGGCGTACCAGGAAGCTCGAAAGTATCAGCCCATCAAGGCGACGTTGAAATATGAAAGCACGCTCAAGTCGCCGTCCGTGAGCGGGGATCGGCCAGCCTTGAGGCATGCCTTGGCCGAGGTGCTGATCAACGCGTTGCAAGCCAACCCGACTGACCCGAAAATTGACGTGCATTTGAGCGCGGCGGAGAACGGCAGTGGCGATTCCATGCTGCAAATCGAGGTGCGCGACAATGGCAAGGGGTTCGCCCCGGAGGCTGTTCGCAATGCGGCATCGCCGTTTTACACGACTCGAAATGTGGGCTTGGGCTTGGGACTGGCGGTGACGCGTAAAGTCCTCGAAACGCATCACGGCAAATTGGAGCTCGTACCGGCGGCGGGAGACCACTCCGGCATAGTGCGGATTTCGTTGCCGTTGGAGAAGGCTTCCGGCGCGACGAACTGA
- a CDS encoding GNAT family N-acetyltransferase, producing the protein MHREWKRDNWKISTDPALQDVDAIHAFLRTAYWAEDIPREVVARAVQHSLCFGLFDGPAQIGLARVITDYATFAYLCDVYVLAAYRGRGLGHWLIECVMAHPQMQGLRRINLVTRDAHELYAAFGFKPAGRPEHHMELRRPGLYRTGTKVV; encoded by the coding sequence ATGCACCGCGAATGGAAGAGAGATAATTGGAAAATTTCCACGGACCCGGCGTTGCAGGACGTGGATGCCATCCACGCCTTTTTGCGCACCGCTTATTGGGCGGAGGATATTCCGCGCGAAGTGGTGGCGCGCGCGGTGCAACATTCCTTGTGCTTTGGATTGTTCGACGGCCCGGCGCAAATTGGCTTGGCGCGGGTGATAACGGATTACGCGACGTTTGCCTATCTTTGCGATGTTTACGTGCTGGCCGCGTATCGCGGTCGGGGGCTGGGGCATTGGTTGATTGAATGTGTAATGGCGCATCCACAAATGCAGGGGTTGCGTCGGATTAATCTGGTGACCCGGGACGCGCACGAGCTTTATGCCGCCTTCGGATTCAAACCCGCGGGCCGACCGGAACATCACATGGAACTGCGCCGGCCCGGTCTTTACCGCACCGGGACGAAGGTGGTTTAA
- a CDS encoding putative transporter: MAESNPVAWAVLILSAVGAGGLVLSTFKLRGVGVGVTGVLFAGILAGHFGIKIEPATLEFVREFGLILFVFTIGLQLGPGFFASLRKQGLKLNLLAALVVVLGVGLTLVLGARILKVDLIAALGLLTGATTNTPSLGALQQTIKSLGGPLADQTVLPALAYAAAYPGGVLGIIASLLLLQFGFRINPKQESEAFQSERVRDVEPVERMNVLVTNTNLDGVTIGEIPGREEIGVVVSRIRRKDGEEVQTATEQTVVHPGDVVLAIGTRRNLEKFRVIVGLRSDADLSQSPSRVITRKVAVTRKEVLGKTIDALDLDARYNVTVTRVNRTDLEMTAMGQFVLQFGDVVQLVGEAEPLELATRELGNSVSALNATNFVPIFVGIALGVLFGMLPLHFPGIPVPVRLGLAGGPLLLAIILSRIGRIGSMIWYMPATANLAFRELGIVLFLACVGLKAGEKFFGTVFTSEGLLWVGTGLVITMVPLLVVGTVARAVLKLNFTTIGGLLAGSMTDPPALAFANAVCKSDAPSIAYATVYPLTMLLRIVSVQLLVLIFCR, from the coding sequence ATGGCGGAATCAAACCCGGTGGCCTGGGCGGTGCTGATATTATCCGCAGTGGGCGCAGGGGGGCTGGTGCTTTCAACCTTCAAGCTGCGTGGCGTTGGCGTTGGCGTGACGGGCGTGTTGTTCGCGGGTATTCTGGCCGGCCATTTCGGAATCAAAATCGAGCCGGCGACGCTCGAATTCGTACGCGAGTTTGGCTTGATCCTGTTCGTGTTTACGATTGGATTGCAACTGGGGCCCGGCTTCTTCGCTTCGTTACGCAAGCAAGGTTTGAAACTCAATCTACTGGCGGCGTTGGTGGTGGTGCTGGGCGTCGGTCTGACCCTGGTGCTGGGCGCGCGCATTTTGAAAGTGGATTTGATTGCGGCGTTGGGGTTGCTGACCGGTGCGACCACGAATACGCCTTCGTTGGGCGCTTTACAGCAGACTATCAAATCTCTTGGCGGTCCACTCGCCGATCAGACGGTGCTGCCGGCGCTGGCGTACGCCGCCGCCTATCCGGGCGGCGTGTTGGGCATCATCGCCTCGTTGCTGCTGTTGCAATTTGGTTTCCGCATCAATCCCAAACAGGAATCCGAAGCCTTCCAATCGGAGCGCGTGCGCGACGTGGAGCCGGTGGAGCGGATGAATGTCCTCGTGACCAATACGAACCTGGACGGGGTGACGATCGGTGAAATTCCTGGACGCGAAGAAATCGGCGTGGTGGTTTCGCGTATTCGTCGCAAAGATGGCGAGGAAGTCCAGACAGCCACTGAGCAAACCGTCGTGCATCCGGGCGACGTTGTGCTGGCCATCGGCACGCGCCGCAATCTGGAAAAATTCCGCGTGATTGTCGGATTGCGCAGCGATGCGGATTTATCACAGTCACCCAGTCGCGTCATCACCCGCAAAGTGGCCGTTACCCGCAAAGAAGTGTTGGGGAAAACCATTGACGCGCTGGATTTGGACGCGCGCTACAACGTCACGGTGACGCGGGTGAATCGGACCGACTTGGAGATGACCGCGATGGGTCAGTTCGTGTTGCAATTCGGCGACGTGGTGCAATTGGTGGGCGAAGCGGAACCGCTCGAGCTGGCCACCCGGGAATTGGGTAATTCCGTCTCGGCGCTCAACGCGACCAATTTTGTGCCGATCTTTGTCGGTATCGCGCTGGGCGTGTTGTTCGGCATGTTACCGCTGCATTTTCCCGGCATCCCCGTGCCCGTGCGGTTGGGGCTGGCGGGCGGGCCGCTCCTGCTCGCAATCATTTTGAGCCGGATCGGACGCATTGGTTCGATGATCTGGTACATGCCCGCCACCGCCAACCTCGCTTTTCGTGAGTTGGGAATTGTGCTGTTCCTGGCGTGCGTCGGTTTGAAAGCCGGAGAAAAGTTCTTCGGCACGGTGTTTACGAGCGAAGGTTTGTTGTGGGTCGGAACGGGATTGGTCATCACGATGGTCCCGCTGTTGGTCGTGGGCACGGTGGCTCGCGCCGTTCTCAAGTTGAATTTCACCACGATCGGCGGTCTGTTGGCCGGCAGCATGACCGACCCCCCGGCGCTGGCGTTTGCCAACGCGGTTTGCAAGTCTGACGCGCCCTCCATCGCCTACGCGACGGTCTATCCGCTGACCATGCTGTTGCGCATCGTGTCAGTGCAACTTTTGGTGCTGATCTTTTGTCGGTAA
- the rpsI gene encoding 30S ribosomal protein S9, translating into MATKTPEFLGTGRRKTSVARVRLANGSGKITVNGRAFDHYFPMETLRVTATQPLSLTGTAEKLDVKINVKGGGPTGQAGAVSHGIARALLEFDANLRPTLKRGGVLTRDPRMKERKKYGQPGARKRFQFSKR; encoded by the coding sequence ATGGCTACCAAGACTCCTGAATTTCTCGGCACGGGCCGCCGCAAGACGTCCGTCGCGCGGGTTCGTTTGGCGAACGGCAGCGGTAAAATCACCGTGAACGGCCGGGCGTTTGACCACTATTTCCCCATGGAAACATTGCGGGTGACGGCGACGCAGCCGCTGTCGCTTACCGGCACGGCGGAAAAGCTGGACGTAAAGATCAACGTCAAAGGCGGCGGGCCGACTGGCCAGGCGGGCGCCGTCAGCCACGGCATCGCTCGTGCGTTGCTTGAATTCGACGCCAATCTGCGTCCGACGCTGAAGCGCGGCGGGGTGCTCACGCGCGATCCGCGCATGAAAGAACGCAAGAAATACGGCCAGCCGGGAGCGCGCAAACGCTTCCAGTTCAGCAAGCGTTAA
- a CDS encoding VCBS repeat-containing protein: MNTAKYRGLATLIILLAGAKLAFSAESSARRLSFIGPEIFPIENGIAQLHAADLNGDGLLDLVVVNNARAKISLLYNQTGNTNQATDRPASLGEINDLPPDARFRVDSIPAEKRIGALAVADLNGDGRPDLAYYGEPKELLVLYNEKGEGWSAPKRFAIDDGQMSANAMTVGDINGDGRLDLVLLAENHAYLIYQQADHTLSEPQKLPLSEPVRSVQVLDLDGDGRNDLLLTTFDGTTPFRFRLQQAEGQLGPEIFFRVPAIRSFWGDHLEHDRQTYLTTVLRDSGRAQVAQFVRKPAEPLADEFKQGQFQVLPLDRTTKAKRGLIWADVNQDGRPDLLVAEPERGQLSVYLQNQDASLASPRRFPTLAGVSEIAAADWDGDGQVEIFLLSADERQVGVTRLDSGGRVPFPELIALEGKPVTLAVGQLQPTARPVLAVISVQDDDRRVLTLRSADGAVKTWRLNQNFKANPTTLLFHDVDQDGRMDLVALTPYEKVKVLLQKAGSEDFEEQDVAPPGGLLEQPWSSIADVDADGKPELLLAQKNFLRAVLLRAQTTTLGGSNKTEWGFQVKEQINGAAANSRLIGATAVARGANDAPALFLLDAERKSLTLCERDASGVWQVVRNAPLPVAGFTDLQAVKFGSTSLPTVAFTGGNTVAWMSLAGEVWDYNVLDDYETPIQDGFLTDVTAGDLAGNGRKDLVFLETSKHYLDLVSFTPEHKLRRSERWPVFEQRSFRPRSGDANEPREVVVADLTGDGKNDLAVVVHDRILLYPQE, encoded by the coding sequence ATGAACACGGCCAAATATCGCGGTCTGGCGACCCTAATCATCCTTCTGGCTGGCGCGAAGCTGGCGTTTTCCGCTGAGTCTTCCGCCCGCCGGTTGAGTTTCATCGGCCCCGAGATTTTTCCAATCGAAAATGGAATCGCGCAACTCCACGCGGCGGATTTGAATGGTGACGGGTTGTTGGATTTGGTGGTGGTGAACAATGCGCGCGCCAAAATTTCCCTGCTTTACAACCAAACCGGCAACACCAATCAAGCGACGGACCGTCCGGCGTCGCTTGGCGAAATCAACGATCTGCCTCCGGACGCGCGCTTTCGCGTTGATTCCATTCCGGCGGAAAAGCGGATTGGCGCGTTGGCGGTGGCTGATTTGAACGGCGACGGCCGGCCCGACCTGGCCTACTACGGCGAGCCGAAGGAGCTGCTGGTTCTCTATAATGAAAAAGGCGAAGGTTGGAGCGCTCCCAAACGGTTTGCGATTGACGACGGGCAGATGTCCGCTAACGCGATGACCGTGGGCGACATCAACGGTGACGGACGTTTGGATTTGGTTTTGTTGGCTGAAAATCACGCTTACCTCATCTACCAACAGGCGGATCATACGTTGAGTGAACCGCAGAAGTTGCCGTTGTCCGAGCCGGTCCGCTCGGTGCAGGTGCTGGATTTGGACGGGGACGGGCGCAATGACCTTCTGCTCACCACCTTCGACGGCACCACGCCTTTCCGCTTTCGGTTGCAACAGGCGGAGGGCCAGCTCGGACCGGAGATTTTCTTTCGCGTGCCCGCCATTCGTTCATTTTGGGGCGATCACCTGGAGCATGACCGCCAGACCTATCTCACCACGGTGTTGCGGGATTCAGGCCGGGCGCAAGTGGCGCAGTTCGTTCGCAAACCCGCCGAGCCGCTGGCTGACGAATTCAAACAAGGCCAATTTCAGGTGTTGCCGCTGGATCGGACCACCAAAGCCAAACGCGGCTTGATTTGGGCGGACGTGAATCAGGATGGGCGCCCGGACTTGCTCGTGGCGGAACCGGAGCGCGGGCAACTCTCGGTTTATCTGCAAAATCAGGATGCGTCGCTGGCCTCACCCCGTCGTTTCCCCACGCTGGCCGGCGTGAGTGAAATTGCGGCGGCCGATTGGGACGGCGACGGCCAAGTGGAAATCTTTTTGTTAAGCGCGGACGAGCGCCAGGTCGGGGTCACCCGGTTGGATTCCGGCGGGCGGGTGCCGTTTCCGGAACTAATCGCGTTGGAGGGCAAACCCGTGACGTTGGCCGTCGGTCAATTGCAACCGACCGCCCGGCCGGTGCTGGCGGTGATCAGCGTGCAAGATGATGATCGGCGCGTGCTCACCCTGCGCTCAGCGGATGGCGCGGTAAAGACCTGGCGGTTGAACCAGAACTTCAAAGCGAATCCAACCACGTTGTTATTTCATGACGTGGATCAGGATGGGCGGATGGATCTGGTCGCCTTGACGCCTTACGAAAAAGTCAAGGTCTTGCTGCAAAAAGCCGGGAGCGAGGATTTCGAGGAACAGGATGTCGCGCCGCCCGGCGGCCTGTTGGAACAACCTTGGTCCAGCATCGCGGATGTGGATGCGGATGGAAAACCGGAGTTGTTGCTCGCTCAGAAGAATTTTTTACGCGCCGTCTTGTTGCGGGCGCAAACCACGACGTTGGGTGGCAGCAATAAAACGGAATGGGGATTTCAGGTGAAAGAGCAAATCAACGGCGCGGCGGCAAACTCGCGTTTGATCGGCGCGACGGCGGTGGCGCGCGGCGCGAATGACGCTCCGGCGCTCTTCCTCCTGGATGCCGAACGCAAGTCGCTCACGCTGTGCGAACGTGACGCCTCCGGAGTCTGGCAGGTGGTGCGGAACGCGCCTCTGCCCGTGGCCGGCTTTACCGATCTGCAGGCGGTGAAATTTGGCTCAACCTCATTACCCACTGTCGCTTTCACCGGCGGCAATACGGTCGCGTGGATGTCGCTGGCGGGTGAGGTTTGGGATTACAACGTGCTGGATGATTATGAGACGCCGATCCAGGATGGATTTCTGACTGACGTGACGGCGGGCGATCTGGCCGGCAACGGGCGCAAGGATTTGGTGTTTCTGGAGACGAGCAAACATTATCTGGACCTGGTGTCGTTCACGCCGGAGCACAAGTTGCGGCGGAGCGAACGGTGGCCGGTGTTCGAGCAACGCAGTTTCCGCCCGCGTTCGGGAGACGCCAACGAACCTCGCGAAGTCGTGGTGGCCGACCTGACCGGGGACGGGAAAAACGATCTGGCCGTGGTGGTGCATGATCGCATTTTGCTGTATCCGCAGGAGTGA
- the argJ gene encoding bifunctional glutamate N-acetyltransferase/amino-acid acetyltransferase ArgJ, giving the protein MKLKFKVIEGSIVAPQGFLASGVFCDIKRLGTGKGSQKGKKRDLALIVSEVPATVAGMFTTNQVCAAPVKVCVERVQTGVAQAIVVNSGNANACTGRQGMKDAREMTATLARELHLPEAQVLVGSTGRIGVTLPLTNVKRGIREALQLLGNAPAHANEAAEAIMTSDTKPKQIAVEFKLNGKKVRIGGICKGAGMIQPGMSATGKRPAALPHGGLHATMLGFITTDAAIGAKALQAALQEAVAQSFNCITVDGDMSTNDTVLVLANGLAGNPRLQPGRREFALFQAALNHVTLELAKMIVRDGEGVHRVVTVRVQGAKTIQDADAAARAVANSALVKTSWHGGDPNWGRIIDALGYSAATVLEEKVDIGYSAPGSKKLVWSLKRGQPTRVTFRQLCVATAPKEFELHVNLNLGKAEAVMYAADLTEAYVDFNKGDVNDPTTLGG; this is encoded by the coding sequence ATGAAGCTAAAATTCAAAGTTATCGAAGGTTCAATCGTCGCACCGCAAGGTTTCCTCGCCAGTGGTGTATTTTGTGACATCAAACGGCTCGGCACGGGCAAGGGATCGCAGAAGGGCAAGAAGCGCGACTTGGCGCTCATTGTGTCCGAAGTGCCGGCGACAGTGGCGGGGATGTTCACAACGAATCAAGTGTGTGCCGCGCCGGTGAAAGTTTGCGTCGAGCGTGTGCAGACGGGCGTCGCGCAGGCCATTGTGGTGAACTCCGGCAATGCCAACGCCTGCACCGGCAGGCAAGGTATGAAGGATGCGCGGGAAATGACCGCGACACTCGCGCGGGAATTGCATCTTCCCGAAGCGCAAGTTTTGGTGGGCAGCACCGGACGGATTGGGGTGACCTTGCCGCTCACCAACGTGAAGCGGGGGATTCGCGAGGCGTTGCAACTTCTGGGCAATGCTCCGGCGCACGCCAACGAGGCGGCGGAAGCCATCATGACCAGCGACACAAAGCCAAAGCAGATCGCGGTGGAGTTCAAGTTGAACGGAAAGAAAGTTCGCATCGGCGGCATTTGCAAGGGTGCGGGCATGATTCAACCCGGCATGTCGGCGACGGGGAAACGTCCCGCCGCTTTGCCGCACGGCGGATTACACGCCACCATGCTCGGATTCATCACCACGGATGCGGCGATTGGGGCGAAGGCGTTGCAGGCCGCGTTGCAGGAAGCGGTGGCGCAAAGTTTTAATTGCATCACCGTGGATGGCGACATGAGCACGAACGACACCGTACTGGTTTTGGCCAATGGATTGGCGGGGAATCCGCGTTTGCAGCCGGGCCGCCGCGAGTTTGCGTTATTTCAAGCGGCGCTGAATCACGTTACTCTGGAACTGGCGAAGATGATTGTGCGCGACGGCGAGGGGGTGCATCGCGTGGTGACGGTGCGGGTGCAGGGCGCAAAGACGATTCAGGATGCGGACGCGGCGGCGCGGGCGGTGGCGAACAGTGCGCTGGTGAAAACCAGTTGGCACGGTGGTGACCCGAATTGGGGGCGCATCATTGACGCGTTGGGCTACTCGGCGGCCACGGTGCTGGAAGAAAAAGTGGACATTGGCTACAGCGCTCCCGGATCAAAAAAATTGGTGTGGAGTCTCAAGCGCGGTCAACCGACGCGGGTGACTTTCCGCCAGCTTTGCGTCGCTACCGCGCCCAAAGAGTTTGAATTGCATGTCAACCTGAATCTGGGCAAGGCTGAGGCGGTCATGTACGCCGCTGATTTGACCGAGGCGTATGTGGATTTCAATAAAGGTGACGTCAACGACCCGACGACATTGGGCGGTTAA